The genomic interval ATTGTCCCAACAAACTACTACTGGAATTAGAAGATTAGATTTTGTTTCATGAACTTCAAATCGTTACGATCGTGACACAGAAGGAAGTTTTcaatttatcttataaatttatcttcgaTCTATGATAcgtaaaataatcatataagatatatattatacttttaaggAAACGTAGACAGAGAATATCAAGCAGCTCCAACTTCTTACATTTCGTTATTCTTCGAAAAGACTTTCTATGAGATTTATTTACGCACACGTATTCGACGCGTGCGGATAACTCGACGATGCGTACGtacatcgattatttttaattacttcgTTAATCAGCACACGTGACTCGTCGTGAATCGACGTTACGGCCTCTTCGGTAATCGAACTATGAAATAGGCAAACTTGGAAGAAATCTTTCGACGTTGTATTCCAAAAGTACGAACCAAGAGCggagattgaaaaagaaggagggaaaagatatcgaaagacaacgacgaagaaataaaagaggtAGATTTCAATTGAAGTGcgttaataacatttattagatatttatcataatcgtaaaattttcgTAACAGCGTATATAACATCAAGATTCAtgacgaaacgaaaaagaaaaggagaggtcGGTCGGTCGTAGTCGTGTTTCTCTTTGAACATCGTCgcaattcgttcgatcgttcatcGATAATCACGGTTTCCTCGTGATCTAGTGAACGAGACTGACGGCTGGTGCGGCGTAAGCGAAGTGAGAAGTGTGTGCGGTGTATGCAACCGGGGCTGCATGTGCGGCATAAGCAACTGGAGCTGCATGAGCGGTGTAGGCAAGAGCCGGTGCATGTGCAGTGTAGGCGAGGCTCGCTGGGTGAGCCGAATAAGCCACGGCTGGTGCAGCAGCGACGAGAGACGCAGGTGCGCCGAGATATCCTGGTGCAGGTGCAGCTGCAGCGCAGACTACGAGGATGGCCAATACAACGAACTTGTACATGGTTGAATTTCTTCGGCGTTCTCActcgtttctattttcgaCGACTTGTGACGATGCTGTCGATCGACTGACTGATGCCATTCCCAAAAGACATAGCCTTTTTTATAGCTCCTCCACGCCCCTAAAATcgaggtaaaaaaagaaaaaaaactggTTCCTCGATGGACGCGCTTGGCACGGACTACCGGGCCAAGGACTTCCGGATTACAATTTCGTCGATTAGGAGATTAAGATCGCGAGAAGAAAGGCCCGGAGAAACCGGAGCGTGTACGCCGTCCGTTGCGAAAATATGTATCGTCAAAATCAGAGAGAAGGGGCTCGACGTACCCGAGACCGTCTCTCCGACCGTGACcgctccttcttcttcttcttctttttcacgttTCGTGATtcgtcttttccttctctctcctctctgactttaacatttatttttctctcctgcGATACTCGACGAAAGTAATCGCACGCGTTCTCGTTTTTTTCGAGGTACCTACTTAACATCTTAAAAACCGCGCGAGTACTTCAAGTTCGTGGGAAATGATATAATTGCGAAcgaattaatgtttttatttattttcgtggTCATGCCATTTAACGAGATAATTATAAGACGCCGAGAAAAGTAGGAGGAGgtcgaaaagaggaaaaacagGGAGAGGGAGATAAACGGACTCTCTCGTATCcgaaaaaacgaacgagttTGCTCCAtcgcacgtacatacgttaCGTGAAATTAAGTAAGTCGAGCATCTACTTTCGCGGATTGTGTCACGCCGACGTCTCTTGTAACGACCCCTCCCTTGCTCTCCTAGAAACGACAATGTCCTCGTAAGTAGGCGTTCAAGTAGTTTCGCGCCAAGTTGCCCAATGTCGTGTACACGACTCATCGGGATAAGCGCGTAATAAATACAACGTTTCTCCGTATGCGCTTGTCACCAAAATAAACGTACGATTACGATAGAAATCGTGCCAATTATTTAACATCCCGACCGCCCAACCACCATTGTCCTGCGTCCATCTGTACATGGCCAGCGATTTCACATTACGCATATCTCCTACCATTTTCTACTATGCAAATCCTtgaattacaataattacgCAACGCGGATCATTCCGGATCACCGACCTACTCTATGTACGGTGACGTACGATTGTCAAATATCCCCTGGATAGTAAAGCCGTTTTGGTCTTTAGTCCGCGTCTTTAGAATTGGAATAGAAAACATTAATTATACTGCCGGAGAATCTATCTATCCAATATCggtttgaatatttaatatgcgAAAAGCCGTCAAGCGACCCTTATCGTAATTCGCTCGAGGTGTTTACGAGCCATCGACTTCGCGTTCTATGAGACTAGGAAGTAAGAACGTGTCTCAAACGTTCGTTAAACTTGCCTAAGATACGCACGAGGCGAACGATAACGATCCCGGATCCGTCGAAGATCGTAAGGGCCGCTGTTGTTGATCCTTGGTAATGTTTGTCGAACGTGGtaagtggaaagaaaaaatcgaaagactATTGAGAGACCCTGAAGGAGAccgaaaggaaaggaggagagagagagagagagagagagaaggaaagggagagtgagggagagagagagagagagagagagaagtaaggTAGGGTAGGAGGAAGTCAGACAGGAGTGGTAAATGGTAGAGCGAGTAGCAACAGGACTCGCAGGAAAGCCATTCGGGAGTTTTGGTGGGAGAGGTCAGTCTCTTCGAATAAAAGGGCGACTACTCTCGTAGTCCGGCATCACTCGCTCTCGAGCAACTCTCAAGCGGTTTAAAGTTGGAATAGTCTCGActatcgaagaaaaggaagaaaccaTGTACAAGCTCGCTGTACTCGTCGCCCTCATTGGTTGCGTCGCTAgcgcaccagcaccagcaccagaaCCAGCACCAGGCTACCTCGCTCCAGCTCTCCATGCCGCACCTTTGGTGGCTGCAGCCCCTGCAGTAGCAGTTGCCCATTCCGTACCGGTCGCCACCAGCTACTCCAACACCTACAAGGTCTCGGTGAAGAGCCCGCTCGTAGCTGCCACCCCCGTCGTTGCGGCTCACGCAGCTCCTCTCGCCTATGCAACCCCGCTCGTCAAAGCTGCTCCCGTCGTCGCGGCTGCGCCTGCTGTCGTCGCTCATGCCGCACCCCTTACCTATGCCGCCCACGCACCCCTCGTCGCTGGATACATCCACTGAAAATGAGACACAGAGAGGGAGAACGACTTCGGCTCCGATTCTCTAGTCAGAACGACATTCAAACCGGCTGTTACAATCACTTTAGACATCTGGACGAGACATTGGCGAAAACTTGGATCATAGCTCGTTGATATTATCATGATCGATCAATAAATTCCTTTTCTATCCCCTCACAAAATTatcttgtttttgttatttcgttcgttttacttcgttctcgctctttcctcattcttttctttttctcttaaatcTCCACCCGAGTCCCTTCTTATCCCATTATCGAGTGTGGCGATTTCTATAGGAACGGCTTTTCAAAGTTCTTCGTCCGAAAAGATAACGTATCTATCGTCTAAGAGGAATTCTTCGAGACACAGAAGTACACTTCGACCTTACGTAATCGAGATTGACCAACGCGAATCGAAACGCGATCGATTTCGTGACTCGTAACGTCGAATTTCTTATTCTGCTCGCGCAACGTCCGACGCCTCTTCGACATTTTCATCCGTTAACTTTAAAATGTCGTTTGCCGATCTATGcgcattatataaaaaatacgtacacacgcacgcacacacacacacacacgtatatacgttcgaGACGATTCGCGGCATATAGGATAACAGGCTATTAACTCGCTTCTCTGAATGTTCAAAGTATCATTGcgtaataatatcaataacgCTCGGTACTAATACGAGGACGACGGAGTAAATACATTTGAACCCTTTTACAATCCAGATACATAGTCATTTCCGatagattatataattaaagttGCGTAATTGGATCGATCCGAAATGTATTCATCGTAATGAAAATGTGCACTTGAGCGCAAGTCCCTTCGACGTGTTCACCATGTGTCATTTTCGTAGCTTTGTTAGATTTTTGTGTTGAAGCtctttttcatgaaataaagcaactacatttt from Vespula vulgaris chromosome 11, iyVesVulg1.1, whole genome shotgun sequence carries:
- the LOC127067418 gene encoding cuticle protein 70, isoforms A and B-like, which encodes MYKLAVLVALIGCVASAPAPAPEPAPGYLAPALHAAPLVAAAPAVAVAHSVPVATSYSNTYKVSVKSPLVAATPVVAAHAAPLAYATPLVKAAPVVAAAPAVVAHAAPLTYAAHAPLVAGYIH
- the LOC127067419 gene encoding larval/pupal cuticle protein H1C-like gives rise to the protein MYKFVVLAILVVCAAAAPAPGYLGAPASLVAAAPAVAYSAHPASLAYTAHAPALAYTAHAAPVAYAAHAAPVAYTAHTSHFAYAAPAVSLVH